The proteins below are encoded in one region of Streptomyces cyanogenus:
- a CDS encoding SDR family NAD(P)-dependent oxidoreductase, with product MDLQLKDRVAVVTGASKGIGLAIADAFARESAHVTVGSRSITPELKGLHEKYGVTAVPVDLSTADGPGALVRHAVDEYGRVDVLVNSLGTATPRPSFLDIDDAEWQRIFDMTLFSAVRASRAALPHLLVVDGGSIINISSINARLPFPMVVDYSAAKAGLSSLTKSLSEEFAPRGVRVNAIAPGPVRTPFWTAPGGFADATAAQAGTTAQEAIDAVVPRSMGISTGRVTEAHEVADLALFLASPLAGNITGAEFTIDGGQVKTL from the coding sequence ATGGACCTCCAGCTCAAGGACAGGGTCGCCGTCGTCACCGGAGCGAGCAAGGGCATCGGCCTCGCCATCGCCGATGCGTTCGCCCGTGAAAGCGCCCACGTCACCGTCGGCAGCCGGAGCATTACTCCCGAGCTCAAAGGGCTCCACGAGAAGTACGGCGTCACCGCAGTCCCGGTCGACCTGTCCACCGCAGACGGACCGGGCGCACTCGTCCGACACGCGGTGGACGAGTACGGCAGGGTCGACGTCCTGGTCAACAGTCTGGGTACCGCGACGCCCCGTCCGAGCTTCCTGGACATCGACGATGCCGAGTGGCAACGGATCTTCGACATGACCCTGTTCAGCGCGGTCCGGGCCAGCCGCGCTGCGCTTCCTCACCTGCTGGTCGTGGACGGGGGTTCCATCATCAACATCAGCTCCATCAACGCGCGTCTACCCTTCCCCATGGTCGTGGACTACTCCGCGGCCAAGGCCGGGCTGAGCAGCCTGACCAAGTCGCTGTCCGAGGAGTTCGCACCGCGAGGCGTCCGGGTCAACGCGATCGCCCCGGGGCCGGTCCGCACTCCCTTCTGGACCGCGCCGGGCGGCTTCGCCGATGCCACGGCAGCCCAGGCCGGCACCACCGCGCAGGAAGCCATCGACGCAGTCGTGCCGCGGAGCATGGGCATCTCCACAGGACGAGTCACCGAAGCTCACGAAGTCGCCGATCTGGCTCTCTTCCTCGCCTCCCCGCTCGCCGGCAACATCACGGGAGCCGAGTTCACCATCGACGGCGGCCAGGTCAAGACATTGTGA
- the rlmN gene encoding 23S rRNA (adenine(2503)-C(2))-methyltransferase RlmN: MPKPGELTFVAPRGAKKPPRHLADLTPAERKEAVAGIGEKPFRAKQLSQHYFARYAHDPEQWTDIPAGSRAKLQEALFPELMTVVRHLSTDEGATRKTLWRLFDGTLVESVLMRYPDRVTMCISSQAGCGMNCPFCATGQAGLDRNLSTAEIVHQIVDGMRALRDGEVPGGPARLSNIVFMGMGEPLANYNRVVGAIRALTDPAPDGLGLSQRGITVSTVGLVPAIHRFADEGFKCRLAISLHAPDDELRDTLVPVNTRWKVREVLDAGFEYVEKSGRRLSIEYALIRDINDQAWRGDRLGRLLKGKPVHVNLIPLNPTPGSKWTASRPEDEKAFVEAIAAHGVPVTIRDTRGQEIDGACGQLAATER, translated from the coding sequence ATGCCCAAGCCCGGAGAACTCACTTTCGTCGCGCCGCGCGGAGCCAAGAAGCCGCCGCGGCATCTCGCCGACCTCACACCCGCCGAGCGCAAGGAGGCGGTGGCCGGGATCGGTGAGAAGCCGTTCCGTGCCAAGCAGCTCTCGCAGCACTACTTCGCGCGGTACGCGCACGACCCGGAGCAGTGGACCGACATCCCCGCCGGTTCGCGTGCCAAGCTCCAGGAAGCGCTGTTCCCGGAGCTGATGACGGTCGTCCGGCATCTGTCCACCGACGAGGGGGCCACGCGCAAGACGCTGTGGCGGCTGTTCGACGGGACGCTGGTCGAGTCCGTGCTGATGCGGTACCCGGACCGGGTCACCATGTGCATCAGCTCGCAGGCGGGCTGCGGGATGAACTGTCCGTTCTGTGCGACCGGACAGGCGGGTCTCGACCGGAACCTGTCCACGGCCGAGATCGTCCACCAGATCGTCGACGGGATGCGGGCGCTGCGGGACGGGGAGGTGCCCGGCGGCCCCGCGCGGTTGTCGAACATCGTCTTCATGGGCATGGGCGAGCCGCTCGCCAACTACAACCGGGTCGTCGGTGCGATCCGCGCGCTCACCGATCCGGCCCCGGACGGGCTGGGGCTGTCGCAGCGCGGGATCACCGTGTCCACCGTCGGGCTCGTGCCGGCCATCCACCGGTTCGCCGACGAGGGCTTCAAGTGCCGGCTGGCGATCTCCCTGCACGCCCCCGACGACGAGCTGCGCGACACCCTCGTCCCCGTGAACACGCGGTGGAAGGTGCGCGAGGTGCTGGACGCCGGGTTCGAGTACGTCGAGAAGAGCGGGCGCCGGCTGTCCATCGAGTACGCGCTCATCCGCGACATCAACGACCAGGCATGGCGGGGTGACCGGCTCGGGCGGCTGCTCAAGGGCAAGCCCGTGCACGTCAACCTCATCCCGCTGAACCCGACGCCGGGGTCGAAGTGGACCGCGTCCCGGCCCGAGGACGAGAAGGCGTTCGTCGAGGCCATCGCCGCGCACGGGGTGCCCGTGACCATCCGGGACACCCGCGGCCAGGAGATCGACGGGGCCTGCGGACAGCTCGCGGCCACCGAGCGGTAA
- a CDS encoding thiamine ABC transporter substrate-binding protein has product MHNKTLVAVAVGLGLITLSACGSTDTKSGTDSTTVTLVSHNSWSVSKKVLKDFEKQSGYKVRVLEDGDAGQAVNKAILTKDNPQGDVFFGVDNTLLSRALDNGLFQPYTAKGLDKVGAAYQLDKDKHRVTPIDYGDICVNYDKAYFSEHRLTPPQSFADLAEPQYKNLLVTENASTSSPGLGFLLGSAAQFGDTGWQDYWKKLKANGVKVVDGWDQAYYQEFSGSSEGKKAGGDRPLVVSYASSPPAEVIYAKKRPSTAPTGVATGTCFRQTEFAGLLSNAKNPKGAKAFIDFLVSKEFQEDMPLNMFVYPVLQGAEVPAEFTEYGPAAKDPETMAPGKIAANRDQWVKSWTSLVLK; this is encoded by the coding sequence GTGCACAACAAGACCCTCGTGGCCGTCGCGGTCGGGCTCGGCCTGATCACACTGTCCGCGTGCGGCTCGACGGACACGAAGAGCGGCACGGACTCCACGACCGTCACCCTGGTCAGCCACAACTCGTGGTCCGTCTCCAAGAAGGTCCTCAAGGACTTCGAGAAGCAGTCCGGGTACAAGGTCAGGGTCCTGGAGGACGGCGACGCCGGGCAGGCCGTCAACAAGGCGATCCTGACCAAGGACAACCCGCAGGGCGACGTCTTCTTCGGCGTCGACAACACGCTGCTCTCCCGCGCCCTCGACAACGGCCTCTTCCAGCCGTACACCGCCAAGGGCCTGGACAAGGTCGGCGCCGCCTACCAGCTCGACAAGGACAAGCACCGGGTCACGCCGATCGACTACGGCGACATCTGCGTCAACTACGACAAGGCGTACTTCAGCGAGCACAGGCTGACCCCGCCGCAGTCCTTCGCCGACCTGGCCGAGCCGCAGTACAAGAACCTGCTCGTCACGGAGAACGCCTCCACTTCCTCGCCCGGCCTCGGCTTCCTGCTCGGCAGCGCCGCGCAGTTCGGGGACACCGGCTGGCAGGACTACTGGAAGAAGCTCAAGGCCAACGGCGTCAAGGTCGTCGACGGCTGGGACCAGGCCTACTACCAGGAGTTCTCCGGATCGTCGGAGGGGAAGAAGGCCGGTGGCGACCGGCCGCTCGTCGTGTCGTACGCCTCCTCCCCGCCGGCCGAGGTGATCTACGCCAAGAAGCGGCCCAGCACCGCCCCGACCGGCGTCGCGACCGGCACCTGCTTCCGGCAGACCGAGTTCGCCGGGCTGCTGAGCAACGCGAAGAACCCCAAGGGCGCCAAGGCCTTCATCGACTTCCTGGTCTCCAAGGAGTTCCAGGAGGACATGCCGCTGAACATGTTCGTCTACCCGGTGCTGCAGGGCGCCGAGGTCCCAGCCGAGTTCACCGAGTACGGGCCGGCCGCCAAGGACCCCGAGACCATGGCCCCCGGCAAGATCGCCGCCAACCGTGATCAGTGGGTCAAGTCGTGGACCTCGCTCGTACTGAAGTAG
- a CDS encoding ABC transporter permease, producing the protein MALPAAFFALFFAWPVAAIVARGLKVDGTWRFGRIAEVVAQPDIRHVLWFTTWQALASTALTLLLALPAAYVLARLDFPGRQVLRAVVTVPFVLPTVVAGSAFLALVGRNGLLDQLWGVRLDTTVWAILLAHVFFNFAVVVRTVGGLWAQLDPRQEEAARMLGASPLTAWRKVTLPALAPAVAAAALMVFLFTFTSFGVVQILGGPTFSTVEVEIYRQTSEVFDLSTAAVLTLVQFAAVGAILVVHAWTVRRREAALRLVAPDTTVRRPRGAGQWVLLAGVLATIALLLVLPLAVLVRRSLDAPGLGYYRALTETDGGTFLVAPLHAVWTSLEYAFAATAIAVVIGGLAAAALARRDAGRLVRGFDALLMLPLGVSAVTVGFGFLIALDRPPLDLRQSWILVPLAQALVGAPFVVRTMLPVLRAVDVRLREAAVVLGAPPWRVWREVDLPLVRRALLVAAGFAFAVSLGEFGATVFIARPDNPTLPVAVARLLSRPGDLNYGQAMALSTILMVVCAAALLILERLRTDRTGEF; encoded by the coding sequence ATGGCCCTGCCCGCCGCGTTCTTCGCCCTGTTCTTCGCCTGGCCCGTCGCCGCGATCGTCGCGCGCGGCCTCAAGGTGGACGGCACCTGGCGGTTCGGGCGGATCGCGGAGGTCGTCGCCCAGCCGGACATCCGGCACGTGCTGTGGTTCACCACCTGGCAGGCGCTCGCCTCCACCGCGCTCACCCTGCTGCTCGCGCTGCCCGCGGCCTATGTCCTCGCCCGGCTGGACTTCCCGGGCCGGCAGGTGCTGCGGGCCGTCGTCACAGTCCCGTTCGTGCTGCCGACCGTCGTCGCCGGCAGCGCCTTCCTCGCGCTGGTGGGCCGGAACGGGCTGCTCGACCAGCTGTGGGGGGTACGGCTGGACACCACGGTGTGGGCGATCCTGCTGGCCCACGTCTTCTTCAACTTCGCGGTCGTCGTCCGCACGGTCGGCGGGCTGTGGGCCCAGCTCGACCCCCGGCAGGAGGAGGCCGCCCGGATGCTGGGCGCCTCCCCGCTGACGGCCTGGCGGAAGGTCACCCTGCCTGCGCTCGCTCCCGCCGTGGCCGCCGCCGCCCTGATGGTCTTCCTGTTCACCTTCACCTCCTTCGGCGTGGTGCAGATCCTCGGCGGCCCCACCTTCTCCACCGTCGAAGTGGAGATCTACCGGCAGACCTCCGAGGTCTTCGACCTGTCCACGGCCGCGGTCCTCACCCTCGTCCAGTTCGCGGCCGTCGGCGCGATCCTCGTCGTGCACGCCTGGACGGTACGGCGCCGGGAGGCCGCCCTCAGGCTCGTGGCCCCGGACACGACCGTCCGGCGCCCGCGCGGCGCGGGCCAGTGGGTGCTGCTCGCCGGCGTCCTCGCCACCATCGCCCTGCTGCTGGTCCTGCCGCTCGCCGTCCTCGTCCGCCGCTCCCTCGACGCGCCCGGCCTCGGCTACTACCGGGCGCTGACCGAGACCGACGGCGGTACGTTCCTGGTGGCGCCCCTGCACGCGGTGTGGACCTCGCTGGAGTACGCCTTCGCCGCGACCGCCATCGCCGTGGTGATCGGAGGTCTCGCTGCCGCCGCGCTGGCCCGCCGGGACGCCGGACGGCTGGTGCGGGGCTTCGACGCGCTGCTGATGCTGCCGCTCGGCGTGTCCGCCGTGACCGTCGGCTTCGGCTTCCTGATCGCCCTCGACAGGCCGCCGCTGGACCTGCGCCAGTCCTGGATCCTGGTGCCGCTCGCCCAGGCGCTGGTCGGCGCCCCCTTCGTCGTACGGACCATGCTGCCCGTGCTGCGCGCGGTGGACGTCCGGCTCCGGGAGGCGGCGGTCGTGCTCGGGGCCCCGCCCTGGCGGGTGTGGCGGGAGGTGGACCTGCCGCTGGTGCGGCGGGCGCTGCTGGTGGCGGCCGGGTTCGCGTTCGCCGTGTCGCTGGGTGAGTTCGGGGCGACCGTGTTCATCGCCCGGCCCGACAACCCGACGCTGCCGGTCGCCGTGGCCCGCCTGCTGAGCCGCCCCGGTGACCTCAACTACGGCCAGGCCATGGCCCTTTCGACGATTCTGATGGTGGTGTGCGCCGCCGCGCTGCTGATCCTGGAGCGGCTGCGCACCGACCGGACGGGGGAGTTCTAG
- a CDS encoding ABC transporter ATP-binding protein, with the protein MLLSLDAATVRFGGRAVLDAVGLEVAEHEVVCVLGPSGSGKSTLLRVVAGLQPLDSGRVSLDGRDQAGVPAHRRGVGLMFQDHQLFPQRDVGANVAFGLRMHGVAKGEREAEVGRLLELVGLPGAARRAVASLSGGEQQRVALARALAPRPRLLMLDEPLGQLDRSLRERLVVELRELFGRLGTTVLAVTHDQGEAFALADRVVVMRDGRIAQTGTPLEVWQRPADAFVARFLGFENVVPATVAGTAADSPWGKLPVPDGSAQGGRTVLVRPAGVRLVPADQGLPCTVTAHTFKGTHVAVHLQPADGPRLEAACPLRDAPEPGASVGVEFDVAETVVLD; encoded by the coding sequence ATGCTGCTGAGCCTGGACGCCGCGACCGTGCGCTTCGGCGGGCGGGCGGTGCTCGACGCCGTCGGCCTGGAGGTCGCCGAACACGAGGTGGTGTGCGTCCTCGGGCCCAGCGGCAGCGGCAAGTCGACCCTGCTGCGGGTGGTGGCGGGGCTGCAACCCCTGGACTCCGGGCGCGTGTCGCTGGACGGCCGGGACCAGGCGGGGGTGCCCGCGCACCGGCGCGGGGTGGGGCTGATGTTCCAGGACCACCAGCTGTTCCCGCAGCGGGACGTCGGCGCGAACGTGGCGTTCGGCTTGCGCATGCACGGCGTCGCCAAGGGCGAACGGGAGGCCGAGGTCGGTCGGTTGCTGGAGCTGGTCGGGCTGCCGGGGGCCGCCCGGCGGGCCGTGGCCTCCCTGTCCGGTGGCGAGCAGCAGCGGGTGGCCCTCGCCCGGGCGCTCGCGCCCCGGCCCCGGCTGCTCATGCTGGACGAGCCGCTCGGCCAGCTCGACCGCTCGCTGCGGGAACGGCTGGTGGTCGAACTGCGGGAGCTGTTCGGCCGGTTGGGTACCACGGTGCTCGCCGTCACCCACGACCAAGGGGAGGCGTTCGCGCTGGCCGACCGGGTGGTGGTGATGCGGGACGGGCGGATCGCGCAGACGGGGACACCGCTGGAGGTGTGGCAGCGGCCCGCCGACGCGTTCGTGGCCCGCTTCCTCGGCTTCGAGAACGTGGTCCCGGCGACCGTCGCCGGTACGGCCGCCGACAGCCCGTGGGGCAAGCTGCCGGTGCCGGACGGCTCCGCGCAGGGCGGCCGTACGGTCCTCGTCCGGCCGGCCGGGGTCCGGCTGGTGCCGGCGGACCAGGGCCTGCCCTGCACGGTGACGGCGCACACCTTCAAGGGCACCCATGTGGCCGTCCACCTCCAGCCGGCGGACGGCCCGCGGCTGGAGGCGGCCTGCCCGCTGCGGGACGCGCCTGAGCCCGGCGCCTCGGTCGGTGTGGAGTTCGACGTGGCCGAAACGGTCGTGCTCGACTGA
- a CDS encoding maleylpyruvate isomerase N-terminal domain-containing protein, whose product MSLLTHDHYCDEIAHQVEQLRVVVTSGADLAATVPTCPDWSLEDLVRHMGGALRWVDALVRSRARENIPGEQVPLGGGPQERGDAAALDKWLAESGELVVGALREAGPDAGVWAWAGTPNSGFWARRMAHEITVHRADATLAAGLPYEVAADIAADALDEWLQIVEWVQRNLPQDPAKDLRRPGSSIHLHATDAGPELDAEWLVELGADGVSWRRAHEKATVALRGPLTSVLLAFYRRLPLDAPGLEVLGERELLEFWLERATFG is encoded by the coding sequence ATGTCCTTGCTCACCCATGACCACTACTGTGACGAAATCGCCCACCAGGTAGAGCAGTTGAGGGTCGTGGTGACCTCCGGCGCCGATCTGGCCGCGACCGTGCCGACCTGCCCGGACTGGTCGCTGGAGGACCTCGTCCGGCACATGGGGGGCGCCCTGCGCTGGGTGGACGCCCTGGTGCGCAGCCGGGCGCGGGAGAACATCCCGGGCGAGCAGGTGCCGCTGGGCGGCGGGCCGCAGGAGCGCGGTGACGCGGCGGCCCTGGACAAGTGGCTCGCGGAGAGCGGCGAGCTGGTCGTCGGCGCGCTGCGCGAGGCCGGCCCCGACGCCGGGGTGTGGGCGTGGGCCGGGACGCCGAACTCCGGCTTCTGGGCCCGTCGCATGGCCCACGAGATCACCGTGCACCGGGCCGACGCCACGCTCGCCGCCGGGCTGCCCTACGAGGTGGCGGCGGACATCGCCGCCGACGCGCTGGACGAGTGGCTCCAGATCGTCGAGTGGGTGCAGCGGAACCTGCCGCAGGACCCGGCGAAGGACCTGCGCCGGCCGGGCTCCAGCATCCATCTGCACGCCACCGACGCCGGCCCGGAGCTGGACGCCGAGTGGCTGGTCGAGTTGGGCGCGGACGGGGTGAGCTGGCGGCGCGCGCACGAGAAGGCCACGGTAGCCCTGCGCGGGCCGCTCACCTCGGTACTGCTGGCCTTCTACCGCCGGCTGCCGCTGGACGCGCCCGGCCTGGAGGTGCTCGGCGAGCGGGAGTTGCTGGAGTTCTGGCTGGAGCGGGCCACCTTCGGCTGA
- a CDS encoding LAETG motif-containing sortase-dependent surface protein — protein sequence MTRRSVRRSVRVLGVASGSAALVLGLSGSALASNIKNFAAEARCDGGKGLIVVTDTDPSAAEGTVSVFLQGDGGVETKVGEQPVKGSKEGVEVSFPEDWKPSATYRVHVKAANVDRDIKPDLVTPSTACKTEESRKPKPTASASPPRSSSPSPSKSAPAQPATPVPSASESSSAPAGTAENAPSPAVGDSNLAETGANSNTGLIAGIAAALVAVGGGAVWFGMRRRGASRNG from the coding sequence ATGACTCGCCGTAGCGTACGCCGTTCCGTGCGCGTGCTGGGTGTCGCCTCAGGGTCGGCGGCGCTGGTGCTGGGCCTGTCCGGCTCCGCCCTCGCATCCAACATCAAGAACTTCGCCGCCGAAGCCAGGTGTGACGGCGGCAAGGGTCTCATCGTCGTCACCGACACCGACCCCTCCGCCGCCGAAGGCACGGTCAGCGTCTTCCTCCAGGGGGACGGCGGGGTCGAGACGAAGGTCGGCGAGCAGCCGGTCAAGGGCTCGAAGGAGGGCGTCGAGGTCTCCTTCCCCGAGGACTGGAAGCCGAGCGCCACCTACCGGGTCCACGTCAAGGCCGCCAACGTCGACCGGGACATCAAGCCCGACCTGGTGACCCCGTCCACCGCCTGCAAGACCGAGGAGAGCCGGAAGCCGAAGCCGACGGCCAGCGCGTCGCCGCCCCGGTCCTCCTCCCCCTCCCCGTCCAAGTCCGCCCCGGCGCAGCCCGCGACCCCGGTGCCGTCGGCCTCCGAGTCCAGCTCGGCCCCGGCGGGCACCGCCGAGAACGCGCCGTCCCCGGCGGTCGGTGACTCCAACCTCGCCGAGACCGGCGCCAACTCCAACACCGGTCTGATCGCAGGCATCGCGGCGGCCCTGGTCGCCGTCGGCGGTGGCGCGGTCTGGTTCGGCATGCGCCGGCGTGGCGCGAGCCGCAACGGCTGA
- a CDS encoding VOC family protein yields the protein MYQQMIFVNLPVNDLDASKKFFTELGYSIDPRFSNEDAASVVISDTIVAMLLTKAFYATFTDKEIADATTTSEVLICLSAESREKVDELVDRAIAAGGTASGRTQDHGFMYGRAFDDLDGHTWEVAWLDPAAVQG from the coding sequence ATGTACCAGCAGATGATCTTCGTGAACCTGCCCGTGAACGACCTCGACGCCTCCAAGAAGTTCTTCACCGAGCTCGGCTACTCGATCGACCCCCGGTTCAGCAACGAGGACGCGGCTTCGGTGGTGATCAGCGACACCATCGTGGCGATGCTGCTGACCAAGGCGTTCTACGCGACCTTCACCGACAAGGAGATCGCCGACGCGACGACGACCAGCGAGGTACTCATCTGTCTGAGCGCGGAGAGCCGCGAGAAGGTGGACGAGCTGGTCGACCGGGCGATCGCGGCGGGCGGCACGGCGAGCGGCCGGACCCAGGACCACGGCTTCATGTACGGGCGGGCCTTCGACGACCTCGACGGGCACACCTGGGAGGTCGCGTGGCTGGACCCCGCCGCCGTGCAGGGCTGA
- a CDS encoding ABC transporter ATP-binding protein, which translates to MEAPPDNDVLWARSLHFSHRDGSPGLTGVSLGVREGEILAVSGPRGSGKTTLLRCLSGLVPVHSGEVWFNSSPVHTLGPMARERLRRDRFGWIDPEPALIPELNVWENAALPLMLRGAGRRRAKQAALEWLERLDVGDKARSRPHALQHAERQRVAIARALAAGPSVLFADEPTAPLHRADRAHVLRTLTAAARSHGITVVLATHDPDTAALADRTVNLLDGRRVHTVHLPDSPDTEGRAACSLSV; encoded by the coding sequence ATGGAGGCCCCGCCGGACAACGACGTGCTCTGGGCACGCTCCCTGCACTTCAGCCACCGCGACGGCTCCCCCGGACTCACCGGGGTCTCGCTCGGCGTACGGGAGGGCGAGATCCTCGCCGTCAGCGGCCCGCGGGGCAGCGGCAAGACCACCCTGCTGCGCTGTCTGTCCGGCCTGGTGCCGGTGCACTCCGGCGAGGTCTGGTTCAACAGCTCCCCGGTGCACACGCTCGGCCCGATGGCCCGCGAGCGGCTGCGCCGGGACCGCTTCGGCTGGATCGACCCCGAGCCGGCCCTGATCCCCGAGCTGAACGTCTGGGAGAACGCCGCGCTCCCGCTGATGCTGCGCGGTGCCGGCCGCCGCCGGGCCAAACAGGCGGCGCTGGAGTGGCTGGAGCGCCTGGACGTCGGCGACAAGGCCCGCAGCCGCCCGCACGCGCTGCAGCACGCCGAACGCCAGCGGGTCGCCATCGCCCGCGCGCTCGCCGCCGGGCCCTCGGTCCTCTTCGCCGACGAACCCACCGCCCCGCTGCACCGCGCGGACCGCGCCCACGTCCTGCGCACGCTCACCGCGGCGGCCCGCTCGCACGGCATCACGGTCGTCCTCGCCACGCACGACCCCGACACCGCCGCCCTCGCCGACCGCACGGTGAACCTGCTGGACGGGCGGCGCGTGCACACCGTGCACCTGCCGGACAGCCCCGACACGGAAGGCCGGGCCGCGTGCTCGCTCTCCGTCTGA
- a CDS encoding aspartate aminotransferase family protein — protein sequence MSSKDLSRSAYDHLWMHFTRMSSYENSPVPTIVRGEGTYIYDDKGKRYLDGLAGLFVVQAGHGRTELAETAFKQAQELAFFPVWSYAHPKAVELAERLADHAPGDLNKVFFTTGGGEAVETAWKLAKQYFKLQGKPTKYKVISRAVAYHGTPQGALSITGLPALKAPFEPLVPGAHKVPNTNIYRAPIHGDDPVAFGRWAADQIEQQILFEGPETVAAVFLEPVQNAGGCFPPPPGYFQRVREICDKYDVLLVSDEVICAFGRLGTMFACDKFGYVPDMITCAKGMTSGYSPIGACIVSDRIAEPFYKGDNTFLHGYTFGGHPVSAAVGLANLDLFERENLTQHVLDNEGAFLSTLQKLHDLPIVGDVRGNGFFYGIELVKDKNTKESFNDEETERVLYGFLSKALFDNGLYCRADDRGDPVVQLAPPLISNQETFDEIEQILRATLTEAWTKL from the coding sequence GTGAGCAGCAAGGACCTCAGCCGCAGCGCGTACGACCACCTGTGGATGCACTTCACCCGCATGTCCTCGTACGAGAACTCCCCGGTTCCGACCATCGTCCGGGGTGAGGGCACCTACATCTACGACGACAAGGGCAAGCGCTACCTGGACGGTCTCGCGGGTCTGTTCGTGGTCCAGGCCGGTCACGGCCGCACGGAGCTCGCCGAGACCGCGTTCAAGCAGGCCCAGGAGCTGGCCTTCTTCCCCGTGTGGTCCTACGCCCACCCCAAGGCCGTCGAGCTGGCCGAGCGCCTCGCCGACCACGCCCCGGGCGACCTGAACAAGGTCTTCTTCACCACCGGCGGCGGCGAGGCCGTCGAGACCGCCTGGAAGCTCGCCAAGCAGTACTTCAAGCTGCAGGGCAAGCCGACCAAGTACAAGGTCATCTCCCGTGCGGTCGCCTACCACGGCACCCCGCAGGGCGCCCTGTCGATCACCGGCCTGCCGGCGCTGAAGGCCCCCTTCGAGCCGCTGGTGCCGGGCGCGCACAAGGTCCCGAACACCAACATCTACCGCGCCCCGATCCACGGTGACGATCCGGTGGCCTTCGGCCGCTGGGCCGCCGACCAGATCGAGCAGCAGATCCTGTTCGAGGGCCCGGAGACCGTCGCCGCGGTCTTCCTGGAGCCGGTGCAGAACGCCGGCGGCTGCTTCCCGCCGCCCCCCGGCTACTTCCAGCGCGTGCGCGAGATCTGCGACAAGTACGACGTCCTGCTCGTGTCGGACGAGGTCATCTGCGCCTTCGGCCGCCTCGGCACGATGTTCGCCTGCGACAAGTTCGGCTACGTCCCGGACATGATCACCTGCGCCAAGGGCATGACCTCGGGCTACTCCCCGATCGGCGCGTGCATCGTCTCCGACCGGATCGCCGAGCCGTTCTACAAGGGCGACAACACCTTCCTGCACGGCTACACCTTCGGCGGCCACCCCGTGTCGGCCGCGGTCGGCCTCGCCAACCTCGACCTGTTCGAGCGCGAGAACCTCACCCAGCACGTGCTGGACAACGAGGGCGCCTTCCTGTCGACCCTGCAGAAGCTGCACGACCTGCCGATCGTCGGCGACGTGCGCGGCAACGGCTTCTTCTACGGCATCGAGCTGGTGAAGGACAAGAACACCAAGGAGTCCTTCAACGACGAGGAGACCGAGCGCGTCCTGTACGGCTTCCTCTCCAAGGCGCTGTTCGACAACGGCCTGTACTGCCGCGCCGACGACCGCGGCGACCCGGTCGTCCAGCTCGCCCCGCCGCTGATCTCCAACCAGGAGACGTTCGACGAGATCGAGCAGATCCTGCGCGCCACCCTCACGGAGGCGTGGACGAAGCTCTGA
- a CDS encoding Lrp/AsnC family transcriptional regulator produces MHSEPVASRSADQRDSSRESRNGGSPQLDAVSLAIIQQLQEDGRRPYAAIGKAVGLSEAAVRQRVQKLLDQGVMQIVAVTDPLTVGFRRQAMVGINAEGDVEKIADALTDMSEVEYVVMTAGSFDILAEIVCEDDDHLLDVINKRIRSLPGVRSTESFVYLKLKKQTYMWGTR; encoded by the coding sequence GTGCACAGTGAGCCCGTGGCCAGTCGAAGCGCAGACCAGAGGGACTCGTCCCGCGAGTCCAGGAACGGCGGCAGTCCCCAGCTGGACGCCGTCTCCCTCGCCATCATCCAGCAGCTCCAGGAGGACGGCCGCCGGCCGTACGCCGCGATCGGCAAGGCCGTCGGCCTGTCCGAGGCGGCCGTGCGCCAGCGCGTACAGAAGCTGCTGGACCAGGGCGTGATGCAGATCGTCGCCGTCACGGACCCGCTCACCGTGGGCTTCCGCCGGCAGGCGATGGTCGGGATCAACGCCGAGGGCGATGTCGAGAAGATCGCGGACGCGCTGACCGACATGTCGGAAGTCGAGTACGTGGTGATGACCGCGGGCTCGTTCGACATCCTCGCCGAGATCGTCTGCGAGGACGACGACCACCTGCTGGACGTCATCAACAAACGCATCCGGTCCCTGCCCGGAGTGCGCTCCACCGAGAGCTTCGTCTACCTGAAGCTCAAGAAGCAGACCTACATGTGGGGAACCCGATAA